In Lacrimispora indolis DSM 755, a genomic segment contains:
- a CDS encoding iron-containing alcohol dehydrogenase: protein MIYYIPPVNLMGRGCLKELKEPIRKLGCKKALVVSDGFLKKNGTVEKVTAILDAVNIGYAVYTEAKPNPTIDNVNKGLELLQKENCDFIVSVGGGSPQDCGKAIAVLAANGGQITDYEGINKSARKSLPIVAITTTAGTSAEVTINYVITDEKRHVKMIMVDSNTLAEITVNDPELMLEKPAALTAATGMDALTHAVEAVVAKGAMDVTDATALYAIKQIFEYLPGAVKDGNDIEAREQMGYACFLNGIAFSNAGLGNVHAMAHQLGGLYDLPHGVCNAMLLPVVEEENAKHVPERFRLIAEAAGCDTKGKSDQQCVDDVIRKMKELSKEVNIPESLKELGVDEPDFDLLAENAMKDACAGANPVFFDKEKLVELFKKIQ from the coding sequence ATGATTTATTATATTCCGCCAGTAAACTTAATGGGGAGAGGGTGCTTAAAGGAACTGAAGGAACCGATCCGGAAATTGGGCTGTAAAAAGGCATTGGTTGTCAGTGATGGTTTTTTGAAGAAAAACGGTACAGTTGAAAAGGTCACGGCCATTCTTGATGCTGTGAATATAGGATATGCGGTTTACACGGAAGCAAAACCCAATCCTACCATTGATAACGTAAATAAAGGTCTGGAGCTTTTACAGAAAGAAAATTGCGATTTTATTGTTTCTGTGGGAGGCGGTTCCCCCCAGGATTGTGGAAAGGCAATTGCTGTTTTGGCAGCAAACGGCGGACAGATTACTGATTATGAAGGTATCAACAAGTCTGCCAGAAAGTCTCTGCCTATTGTTGCAATAACAACAACCGCCGGCACATCGGCAGAAGTGACGATTAATTATGTGATTACAGATGAGAAACGCCATGTGAAAATGATAATGGTGGATTCCAACACCCTGGCTGAGATTACTGTAAATGATCCGGAACTGATGCTGGAAAAACCGGCAGCCTTAACGGCAGCGACCGGCATGGATGCTTTGACACATGCAGTGGAAGCTGTAGTTGCCAAGGGAGCCATGGATGTTACTGATGCAACGGCGCTGTACGCAATCAAACAAATCTTTGAGTATCTGCCGGGTGCCGTAAAGGATGGAAACGATATTGAGGCAAGAGAGCAGATGGGATATGCGTGCTTTTTAAATGGAATTGCTTTCAGTAATGCCGGGCTTGGTAATGTTCATGCGATGGCCCACCAATTGGGCGGCCTTTATGATCTGCCCCACGGTGTATGTAATGCGATGCTCCTGCCTGTTGTGGAGGAAGAGAATGCAAAGCATGTGCCGGAACGTTTTCGGTTAATTGCCGAAGCTGCCGGCTGTGATACAAAAGGGAAATCAGATCAGCAATGTGTTGATGATGTCATCAGGAAAATGAAGGAGTTATCAAAAGAAGTTAATATTCCGGAGTCTTTAAAAGAGCTTGGAGTGGATGAGCCGGATTTTGACTTGCTGGCGGAAAATGCCATGAAAGATGCGTGTGCAGGAGCCAATCCGGTTTTCTTTGATAAAGAAAAGCTTGTGGAATTATTTAAAAAAATTCAGTAG
- a CDS encoding GntP family permease, whose product MLATIGLIIAITLLVIMIIKGIDMITATVITASIILVTSGLNFKEGLLTTFSGGAGAFVASWFLILGLGGVFGQLVLETGLATKIAKTLTEKLGTKMVGLVILICTFFITLLGINGYIMVFVLYPIADNLLRQNKMDRRVLPFLLLGGGASANGFAYSLDICNVLPSNYLGTSLGSAPLLSVIFTGILAVCYFVYFNYAQKQSHKNHTEQELLAMYKDNTTAVNDEELPGIFISVLPFILVLGSVVVTSGWGTSPSIMFSLVLGILLIICTQLKHIKNMKSSIKTGSSSGLSSMLTVAAVMGLSKVLGASPAFQSLQQAVLAMNMPAYLKAFFGTTVLTGLTGSAISGETIFMESFGQAFVDMGVNIQALHRIVTESALILNKLPNSSVAILTMSICGCSLKESYKHIILGTTIPAFAAGLIIALLATAGVVF is encoded by the coding sequence ATGTTAGCTACGATCGGTTTGATAATTGCCATCACGCTTCTGGTCATTATGATTATCAAAGGCATCGATATGATTACAGCAACGGTGATCACAGCATCTATTATCCTGGTGACCAGCGGACTGAATTTTAAGGAAGGACTTCTCACCACCTTTTCCGGCGGTGCAGGCGCTTTCGTTGCATCCTGGTTTTTGATCCTGGGACTAGGCGGCGTCTTCGGACAGCTGGTGCTGGAGACCGGGCTTGCTACAAAAATCGCCAAGACCCTTACAGAAAAACTTGGGACAAAAATGGTGGGATTGGTAATCCTGATCTGTACCTTTTTTATCACCCTGCTTGGTATCAACGGATACATCATGGTATTTGTCTTATACCCCATCGCAGATAACCTGCTGCGCCAGAATAAAATGGACCGCCGGGTGCTGCCCTTTCTCCTTCTGGGCGGCGGCGCATCTGCCAACGGCTTTGCATATTCCCTGGATATCTGTAATGTATTGCCAAGCAATTACTTAGGCACTTCTCTTGGATCTGCCCCATTATTATCCGTTATATTTACCGGAATCCTGGCGGTATGTTATTTCGTATATTTTAATTACGCCCAAAAGCAGAGCCATAAAAACCATACGGAACAGGAGCTTCTGGCCATGTATAAGGACAACACCACCGCCGTAAATGATGAGGAACTTCCTGGGATTTTTATCTCTGTTCTGCCTTTTATCCTGGTTTTAGGATCAGTGGTTGTCACCTCCGGCTGGGGTACATCACCCAGTATCATGTTTTCTCTGGTCCTTGGCATACTTTTGATCATCTGCACACAATTGAAACACATCAAAAATATGAAGTCATCCATTAAGACCGGAAGCAGCTCAGGCTTAAGTTCCATGCTTACGGTAGCGGCAGTCATGGGACTTTCCAAAGTCCTGGGTGCCTCTCCTGCTTTTCAGAGTCTCCAGCAGGCGGTACTGGCGATGAACATGCCTGCATATTTAAAGGCCTTCTTTGGCACCACGGTCCTGACCGGCTTAACCGGCTCAGCCATCTCCGGCGAAACCATCTTTATGGAAAGTTTTGGGCAGGCGTTTGTAGACATGGGCGTCAATATCCAGGCTTTGCACCGTATTGTCACAGAATCAGCCTTAATCCTAAATAAGCTGCCCAACTCTTCTGTTGCGATCCTGACCATGTCCATCTGCGGCTGCAGCCTGAAAGAGAGCTATAAGCATATTATCCTGGGCACCACCATCCCGGCCTTTGCGGCAGGACTTATTATCGCCCTTTTGGCCACTGCAGGGGTTGTATTCTAA
- a CDS encoding acyl-CoA dehydrogenase family protein yields MSLLYTEEQKELLALVRDMAENEIKPRVQEADEKGECPRELFKWGFDMGLHMLEIPEEYGGTGLSYETTAMIFEELAKVDAGYAITFVTTFVALRNVILAGTREQGQYFADKIAPGGFAGFALTEPNAGSDPAAMRATAVLDGDEYILNGTKTFITNGALSDVFVGFFKTTPGAGHKGISAFIIDGDTPGVTVGAHENKMGLRLSNTTDLIFENVRVKASAMVGPEGSGFKLALNALNLSRAFVATLAVGIMQRALDESVKYAKERKQFGSPLIKFQMVQAMLADMAIKVEASRCLVNNTMRMMDQGIMVQKEGSICKTFVSDCAQEVTSNAVQIFGGYGFSKEYPVEKLMRDCKVFQIFEGANQIQRMTIAGVLDKEYK; encoded by the coding sequence ATGAGTTTACTATACACCGAAGAACAAAAGGAACTGCTGGCTCTTGTAAGGGATATGGCGGAAAACGAAATCAAGCCCCGTGTCCAGGAAGCAGACGAAAAGGGCGAATGTCCCAGAGAACTGTTTAAATGGGGATTTGACATGGGACTGCATATGCTGGAGATTCCGGAAGAATACGGCGGAACCGGCTTAAGCTATGAAACCACGGCCATGATTTTTGAAGAGCTGGCAAAAGTAGATGCCGGTTATGCCATTACCTTTGTAACTACCTTTGTTGCCTTAAGAAACGTAATCCTGGCAGGAACCAGGGAACAGGGACAGTATTTTGCCGACAAAATTGCCCCCGGCGGATTTGCAGGCTTTGCCTTAACCGAACCAAACGCAGGCTCCGATCCGGCTGCCATGCGGGCAACTGCTGTGTTGGACGGGGATGAATACATATTAAACGGTACAAAAACTTTCATTACCAATGGCGCTCTGTCTGATGTATTTGTGGGCTTTTTTAAGACAACACCTGGGGCAGGACACAAAGGAATCTCCGCATTTATCATCGATGGGGATACCCCCGGAGTAACGGTAGGTGCCCATGAAAATAAGATGGGCCTTCGTCTTTCCAACACAACGGACTTGATTTTTGAGAATGTCCGGGTAAAGGCCTCTGCCATGGTGGGACCGGAGGGCTCCGGCTTTAAGCTTGCATTAAATGCCCTGAACTTATCCCGTGCCTTTGTTGCCACTCTGGCCGTGGGCATCATGCAGAGAGCTCTTGATGAATCTGTAAAATACGCAAAGGAACGGAAACAGTTCGGCTCTCCGCTTATTAAATTCCAGATGGTTCAGGCCATGCTGGCAGATATGGCGATCAAGGTGGAAGCTTCCAGGTGTCTGGTCAACAACACCATGAGGATGATGGATCAGGGAATCATGGTCCAAAAAGAAGGCTCCATCTGCAAGACCTTTGTATCCGACTGCGCCCAGGAGGTGACCTCCAACGCCGTACAGATTTTCGGCGGATACGGATTCAGCAAAGAGTATCCGGTTGAAAAGCTGATGAGGGACTGCAAAGTATTCCAGATCTTTGAAGGCGCAAACCAGATTCAGAGAATGACCATCGCAGGCGTATTGGATAAGGAATATAAATAA
- a CDS encoding dihydrodipicolinate synthase family protein: MKAKIVTPTLTIFNQEGAIDYEGNGTLIRHLVDNGVDGVVPLGSTGEFTILPFEEKKKFLEFYLKEISGAVKVLPGTGCINHEETVKLSNFALQNGADGVLVIGQYYYGISQEEIFHYYDFLASRIEGNVYLYNFPARTNSTFEPETVLRLLRKHKNIVGMKESVSSFTHTRDVLDLIQDEFPDFQMYSGFDDQFLDNIDYGGQGSIGAISNLLPGLWAGWVKARNMENWEEVITYKKKIHKLMRLYQLETNCSGLFKAVLKAKGLDICSQSMFPFDQVRKESVTEALALIESVE; the protein is encoded by the coding sequence ATGAAAGCAAAAATAGTAACCCCAACCCTCACCATTTTTAATCAGGAAGGTGCAATTGATTATGAAGGCAATGGAACGTTGATCCGTCATCTGGTAGACAATGGCGTTGATGGCGTGGTACCCCTTGGCAGTACCGGTGAATTTACCATCCTTCCTTTTGAAGAAAAGAAAAAGTTTCTGGAGTTTTATCTGAAGGAAATAAGCGGAGCAGTAAAGGTGCTGCCCGGAACAGGCTGTATCAATCACGAGGAAACGGTAAAGCTGTCCAACTTTGCTTTGCAAAATGGCGCGGATGGAGTTCTCGTTATCGGCCAGTATTATTACGGAATATCCCAGGAGGAGATTTTCCATTATTATGACTTTCTGGCTTCCCGGATTGAAGGAAATGTGTACCTGTATAATTTTCCTGCCAGAACAAATTCAACATTTGAGCCGGAAACCGTTTTGCGCTTGCTGCGCAAACATAAAAATATCGTAGGAATGAAAGAATCGGTTTCTTCTTTTACTCATACAAGAGATGTCCTGGACCTGATTCAGGATGAATTTCCGGATTTTCAAATGTATTCCGGTTTTGATGACCAGTTTCTTGATAATATTGATTACGGCGGACAAGGTTCCATCGGAGCTATTTCCAATCTGCTGCCCGGATTATGGGCAGGCTGGGTAAAAGCAAGAAATATGGAAAACTGGGAGGAGGTTATTACATATAAGAAAAAAATCCATAAGCTGATGCGTCTTTATCAGCTGGAAACCAATTGTTCCGGTCTGTTCAAAGCGGTGCTAAAGGCAAAAGGGCTGGATATTTGCTCTCAGTCCATGTTCCCGTTTGACCAGGTAAGGAAGGAATCTGTCACTGAGGCTTTGGCATTAATAGAATCCGTAGAATAA
- a CDS encoding electron transfer flavoprotein subunit alpha/FixB family protein, producing the protein MSFETCKDVWVLIECFSGRPKSVGLELLGQGRKLALGLKQELCAVVIGKETEEAVKAAGEYGADKIYVVQGDEYEHYSADAYGHVFLELCKKYDPNTILVGATANGRDLGSKIAVSLRTGLTADCTALSVDEVTRNVVWERPAFGGNLYAQILCSETRPQMGTCRPGAFKKPEKTPDNRPVIIQEEIKTPEQEIRTKVIDFLNACEDNDLRLDDAEVIVSGGRGMKSAENFSILRELADVLCGTVGCSRAAVDAGWMPQSRQVGQTGSTVSPKIYFACGISGAVQHVAGMSESGTIIAINKDETAPIFEVADYCIVGDVFEIIPALVKELKAKKQG; encoded by the coding sequence ATGAGTTTTGAAACATGTAAAGACGTATGGGTATTGATTGAGTGCTTTAGCGGCCGGCCAAAAAGCGTTGGGCTTGAACTCCTGGGACAGGGCAGAAAGCTTGCCCTTGGATTAAAACAGGAATTATGTGCCGTTGTTATTGGAAAAGAAACGGAGGAGGCGGTGAAAGCTGCCGGTGAGTATGGAGCCGATAAGATCTATGTGGTGCAGGGTGATGAGTATGAGCATTATTCAGCGGATGCCTATGGCCATGTGTTCCTGGAATTATGTAAGAAGTATGATCCCAATACCATTTTAGTGGGTGCAACCGCAAACGGAAGGGATCTAGGTTCTAAGATCGCAGTCAGCCTTCGGACCGGACTGACCGCAGACTGTACCGCATTAAGTGTTGATGAGGTAACCAGAAACGTAGTATGGGAACGACCTGCCTTTGGTGGAAACTTATACGCCCAGATCCTCTGCAGCGAAACCAGACCCCAAATGGGAACCTGCAGGCCCGGCGCATTTAAAAAACCGGAAAAAACACCGGATAACCGTCCGGTCATCATTCAGGAAGAAATAAAGACACCGGAACAGGAAATCCGTACAAAAGTCATTGATTTTCTAAATGCCTGTGAAGACAATGATTTGCGCCTTGATGACGCAGAAGTCATCGTATCCGGCGGACGAGGCATGAAATCAGCAGAAAACTTTTCTATCTTAAGAGAACTGGCTGATGTATTGTGCGGAACCGTCGGCTGCTCCCGTGCAGCCGTGGACGCAGGCTGGATGCCCCAGTCCAGGCAGGTGGGCCAGACCGGTTCCACCGTGTCACCAAAAATTTACTTTGCCTGCGGAATATCAGGAGCAGTACAGCATGTGGCCGGCATGAGCGAATCAGGGACAATTATCGCGATTAATAAAGATGAAACAGCTCCTATTTTTGAAGTTGCGGATTATTGTATCGTTGGAGATGTATTCGAAATCATTCCCGCCCTGGTAAAAGAATTAAAAGCGAAAAAACAGGGGTAA
- a CDS encoding LysR family transcriptional regulator → MNLPQLYYFLKLAELQHYTKAAKELYISQPSLSDSIASLEQELGISLFQKKGRNVKLTKYGQEFYVHVSQALNELERGIASMKRHSGQIGGVIDVGCIPTLVGDFLPTAIQNYMKKGAQTKFNIFHGMSIEVAHGVAAGKFDLGFCSMVDDEPDLVFVPIMAQELVLIVNDTHPLAGRQEVRLSDLKDYKLTTYRDSIPIGKVVRGLLNEHGVEATFSYDDEISIGGVISENQLAAIVARTPFLKQFDNLVLIKLTDVPADTRLIYMTYSKKNFISSAVEAFADFIVAHEMNLP, encoded by the coding sequence ATGAATTTGCCACAGCTATACTATTTCCTGAAACTGGCAGAGCTTCAGCATTATACCAAGGCCGCAAAGGAACTGTATATATCCCAGCCCTCCTTAAGTGATTCCATTGCATCTTTGGAACAGGAATTGGGGATTTCCTTGTTTCAGAAGAAAGGACGCAATGTGAAGCTTACAAAATACGGACAGGAATTTTACGTTCATGTGTCCCAGGCGTTGAACGAATTGGAGCGGGGGATTGCTTCTATGAAGCGGCACTCCGGGCAGATCGGCGGTGTCATTGATGTGGGCTGCATTCCAACGCTTGTAGGAGACTTTCTGCCAACTGCGATCCAGAATTATATGAAAAAAGGTGCCCAGACAAAATTCAATATATTCCATGGAATGTCCATTGAAGTGGCCCATGGGGTGGCGGCAGGTAAATTTGATCTGGGATTCTGCTCCATGGTGGATGATGAGCCTGATCTGGTGTTTGTGCCGATTATGGCACAGGAGCTGGTTTTGATCGTCAATGACACCCATCCTCTGGCAGGCAGGCAGGAGGTCCGTCTCAGCGATTTAAAGGATTATAAGCTTACTACATACCGGGATTCCATCCCCATTGGAAAGGTGGTGAGGGGACTCTTAAATGAACATGGGGTGGAAGCCACCTTTTCCTATGATGATGAGATTTCCATCGGCGGTGTCATTTCCGAGAACCAGCTGGCCGCCATTGTCGCCAGGACTCCGTTTTTAAAACAGTTTGATAACCTGGTTCTCATTAAACTGACCGATGTTCCCGCGGACACCCGTCTGATCTATATGACTTACAGCAAAAAGAATTTTATATCATCTGCTGTAGAAGCTTTTGCGGATTTTATTGTTGCACATGAAATGAATCTGCCATAA
- the fadK gene encoding medium-chain fatty-acid--CoA ligase, whose translation MFEEIKINPHLKRQYLEKGFWTDRTLLDCWEESVKCHPDREYVVDDRGFRYTYRQMDEGASKVAAFLLSKGIKPRDTVSYQVPVWSEFVMITIACFKAGAAAHPIAMSYEEKELVHSINLTESKAYFGPTFFYKTDYEKQILSVKDQIPGLKTIILLDYAREKASDNITMNEILKQYEPLKPKQSLPLTGQDIAVILGTSGTTCGTKGVLLTHDNVRYSEETFNKELGLTKEDIMFMPAPLNHATGFHHGIIATMLIGAKLVLQQKYCCREAINLMNQEKCTYSMGATPFIYDILRDLENNGGALPYLRFYLCGGAPVPGYMVQKAWNFGILLCEVYGSTESVPHVYVRPDQVLSLNGSTSGRAMEGIEIRVIDDDGKDVPPGTPGEELSRGPNVFVGYLKNRKITDEALDDEGWFHSGDICVMDETGNIRIIGRKKDIIVRGGENLNSNEINDNLEGCPGVAEHTVIGMPDERLGERICAFVVPLSDHKDLTLHDVIAFLKEKNVPKRFWPERLELIDRIPHTGSGKVKKYLLREELIKRMRG comes from the coding sequence ATGTTTGAAGAAATTAAAATCAATCCCCACCTGAAACGTCAGTATCTGGAAAAAGGCTTCTGGACAGACAGAACTTTACTGGACTGCTGGGAGGAGTCGGTGAAATGTCATCCGGACCGTGAATATGTGGTGGATGACAGAGGCTTTCGATATACATACAGGCAAATGGACGAAGGTGCTTCAAAAGTGGCGGCCTTTCTCCTGAGCAAAGGGATAAAACCACGGGACACAGTCTCTTACCAGGTCCCTGTGTGGAGCGAATTTGTTATGATCACCATTGCCTGTTTTAAAGCCGGCGCAGCGGCACATCCTATTGCAATGTCTTATGAAGAGAAAGAACTGGTGCACAGCATAAATCTGACGGAATCCAAAGCATACTTTGGGCCCACGTTCTTCTATAAAACTGATTATGAAAAACAGATCTTGTCGGTAAAGGATCAGATTCCCGGTTTAAAAACCATTATCTTGCTGGACTATGCAAGAGAAAAGGCAAGTGACAATATAACCATGAATGAGATCCTTAAGCAGTATGAACCGCTTAAGCCGAAGCAAAGCCTCCCCTTAACCGGCCAGGATATTGCCGTAATTCTAGGCACCTCCGGAACTACCTGCGGGACAAAGGGAGTACTGCTGACCCATGACAATGTCAGATACAGTGAGGAAACATTTAATAAAGAACTTGGGCTGACAAAAGAAGACATCATGTTTATGCCGGCACCCTTAAACCATGCCACCGGTTTCCATCATGGCATCATTGCAACCATGCTCATAGGGGCGAAGCTGGTGCTGCAGCAAAAATACTGCTGCCGGGAAGCCATCAACTTAATGAATCAGGAAAAATGTACCTATTCCATGGGAGCCACCCCCTTTATTTACGATATCCTGCGGGACTTGGAGAACAACGGAGGAGCGCTGCCCTATCTTCGGTTCTATCTCTGCGGAGGCGCTCCGGTCCCTGGCTATATGGTACAAAAGGCATGGAACTTCGGAATCCTTCTCTGTGAGGTATATGGTTCCACGGAAAGTGTTCCTCATGTATATGTCAGACCTGACCAGGTGCTGTCCTTAAACGGGTCGACTTCAGGAAGAGCCATGGAGGGCATAGAAATCCGGGTGATTGATGACGATGGAAAGGATGTCCCTCCCGGCACTCCGGGCGAAGAGCTTTCCAGAGGTCCCAATGTTTTTGTGGGCTATTTAAAAAACCGGAAGATCACGGATGAAGCCCTGGATGACGAAGGATGGTTTCACAGCGGAGATATCTGCGTGATGGATGAAACCGGCAATATCCGAATCATCGGGCGGAAAAAAGATATCATTGTCCGGGGCGGAGAAAATTTAAATTCTAATGAGATCAATGACAATTTAGAAGGTTGTCCCGGAGTGGCGGAGCATACGGTAATTGGTATGCCCGATGAACGGCTGGGAGAACGGATCTGTGCATTTGTGGTTCCCCTTTCAGACCATAAGGATTTAACTCTTCATGATGTAATTGCCTTTTTAAAAGAAAAAAACGTGCCGAAACGATTCTGGCCGGAAAGGCTGGAGCTGATCGACAGAATCCCCCATACAGGCAGCGGTAAGGTAAAAAAATACCTGCTGAGGGAAGAACTTATTAAGAGAATGAGGGGATGA
- a CDS encoding CaiB/BaiF CoA transferase family protein: MKPLEGVKVVDLTTYLAAPTTVRVLGEWGADCIKIESAKGDPARTQGAVFNMPYEDDENLAFDVANMNKRFITLDLRSEKGIEIAYKLLEEADVFVTNTRTKSLKKLGLDYDTLKEKFPRLIFAQVLGYGENGPEKDTAGFDVTCYMARGGVFGTTVNRGDAPMIPTNGFGDFQVALGLASGICAALYAREKSGEGDKVTVGLHHSAVYALSTGVISAQYGNQYPKSRKEVPNPFNNVYRTSDQKWVVICCPEYDRDYEKIMTLLGRADMVGNERYMKCAQVNADNLNHEVIDILDEAIGTFTRKELLAMFKENDLACEAAYEPLDMYDDEQVWANNIIAKIPYPSGERCMPTNPVNFSSLGVPEYHIGGSQGAHTVEILKHLDYANGEIEEILASGAATGETKLKKL, encoded by the coding sequence ATGAAACCATTAGAAGGAGTAAAAGTAGTTGACTTAACCACCTATTTAGCAGCCCCCACCACTGTCCGCGTACTTGGAGAATGGGGAGCCGACTGCATTAAGATCGAGTCTGCCAAAGGGGATCCGGCCAGAACACAGGGAGCGGTGTTCAACATGCCCTATGAGGATGATGAAAATCTGGCATTTGACGTAGCGAATATGAACAAACGGTTCATTACCCTGGACTTAAGGTCAGAAAAGGGAATTGAAATAGCCTATAAGCTTTTAGAAGAAGCAGACGTTTTTGTCACCAATACCAGAACAAAATCCTTAAAAAAGCTGGGGCTTGACTATGACACCTTAAAAGAGAAGTTTCCAAGACTGATCTTTGCACAGGTTCTTGGCTACGGGGAAAACGGGCCGGAAAAAGATACCGCAGGCTTTGATGTCACCTGCTATATGGCAAGAGGGGGCGTATTCGGTACCACCGTAAACAGGGGCGATGCGCCCATGATTCCCACCAACGGCTTTGGTGATTTCCAGGTGGCCTTAGGACTTGCGTCCGGAATCTGCGCCGCTCTTTACGCCCGGGAAAAATCCGGTGAAGGCGACAAGGTCACCGTAGGCCTTCACCATTCTGCAGTATATGCGCTGAGCACAGGAGTCATCTCCGCCCAGTACGGAAACCAGTATCCCAAGAGCCGGAAGGAAGTCCCCAATCCATTTAATAACGTATACCGCACCAGTGACCAGAAATGGGTGGTCATCTGCTGTCCGGAGTATGACCGGGACTACGAGAAAATCATGACCCTCCTTGGCAGAGCGGACATGGTGGGAAATGAACGTTATATGAAATGTGCCCAGGTAAATGCTGACAACTTAAACCATGAAGTCATTGACATCCTGGATGAAGCCATTGGCACGTTCACAAGAAAAGAACTTCTTGCCATGTTCAAAGAAAACGATCTGGCCTGTGAGGCGGCATACGAGCCCCTTGATATGTATGACGATGAACAGGTTTGGGCCAACAACATCATTGCAAAGATCCCCTATCCTTCCGGAGAACGCTGCATGCCTACAAACCCGGTAAATTTCAGTTCTCTTGGCGTACCGGAATATCACATCGGCGGCTCCCAGGGCGCTCATACGGTTGAGATCCTGAAGCATCTGGATTATGCCAACGGAGAGATCGAAGAAATTCTGGCTTCCGGTGCTGCCACCGGCGAAACAAAACTGAAAAAGCTTTGA
- a CDS encoding electron transfer flavoprotein subunit beta/FixA family protein has translation MNIVVCIKQVPDTTEIKIDPVKNTLIRTGVPSIMNPFDKNALETGLQLKDQYGGKVTVISMGPPQAKAVLREALSMGADEAYLITDRAFGGSDTYATSYILSQAIKKLGTFDVILGGKQAIDGDTGQTAPSIAEHLGAVRLTYILDLKVDGDKVIARRQVEEGIEVIEAGLPVLCTATKESNKPRYATIRNKIASLKAEIPEITLADLPGSDTTKMGLKGSPTKVKATFTPKRSADGVTITGNNPGEIACSLISRLADGKIL, from the coding sequence ATGAATATCGTTGTTTGTATAAAACAGGTTCCTGATACCACGGAAATCAAGATCGACCCGGTAAAAAACACTTTGATCCGTACCGGAGTCCCCAGTATCATGAATCCTTTTGATAAAAATGCATTGGAGACAGGACTTCAGTTAAAGGATCAGTACGGCGGCAAGGTAACGGTGATCTCCATGGGGCCTCCCCAGGCAAAGGCCGTGTTAAGGGAAGCTCTTTCCATGGGCGCTGATGAAGCGTATCTCATCACCGACCGGGCATTCGGAGGCTCCGATACTTATGCTACCAGCTATATCCTTTCCCAGGCAATTAAGAAGCTGGGGACCTTTGATGTGATCCTGGGAGGCAAACAGGCCATTGACGGGGATACCGGCCAGACGGCTCCCAGCATTGCAGAGCACCTTGGAGCGGTCAGGCTCACCTATATTCTGGATTTAAAAGTGGATGGTGACAAGGTCATCGCACGCCGTCAGGTGGAGGAAGGGATCGAAGTCATTGAGGCCGGACTCCCGGTTTTGTGCACGGCAACCAAAGAAAGCAACAAGCCCAGATATGCTACCATCAGGAATAAAATCGCCTCCTTAAAAGCTGAGATTCCGGAAATAACGCTGGCAGACCTTCCCGGCTCTGATACCACCAAAATGGGATTAAAGGGCTCTCCCACCAAAGTTAAAGCAACCTTTACCCCTAAAAGATCTGCGGACGGCGTGACCATAACAGGGAACAATCCCGGAGAAATCGCATGCTCACTGATCAGCAGGCTGGCCGATGGGAAAATACTGTAG